Part of the uncultured Anaeromusa sp. genome is shown below.
ACAAGCTCTTAGGCGTGCGCGATCCGAACGGCTTCCGGCCTCTTTGCGTTGGCCGTCTGAATGGCGGTTATGTGATTGCTTCGGAATCTTGTGCGTTGGATACAGTGGGTGCCGAGTTTGTCCGTGACGTAAAACCAGGGGAAATGGTGGTCGTCGATGAAAACGGTCTGCATTCGTTTCAATTTGCCAAACAGAAGCGGCAAGCATTGTGCATTTTTGAATACATTTATTTTGCTCGTCCGGACAGTGTGATTGACGGTCAAAGCGTGCAGCAGGCGCGTTTTGAAATGGGTCGGCAACTGGCCAGAGAACATGGCGTCAAAGCGGACGTCGTCATTTCCGTGCCTGATTCGGGAACGACAGCCGCTTTGGGCTATAGTTACGAGTCGGGCATTCCTTTTATGGAAGGCCTGATGAAAAACCGCTATATTGGCCGGACCTTTATTCAGCCGGAACAGAAGAAGCGGGATATGGGCGTACGGTTGAAGCTGAATGCTGTTCGGGCGGCTGTGGCCGGAAAATCCGTGGTAATGGTGGATGATTCTATTGTACGCGGCACAACGAGCGGCAAAATCGTGCATATGCTTAAGGAAGCAGGCGCGAGGGAAGTGCATATGTGCGTTAGTTCGCCGCCGATTTCCTGCCCTTGCTATTACGGCATTGATACTTCGGCTCGCAAGGAACTGATCGCCGCCAGCAAAAGCGTGGAGGAAATCCGTGAGTTTATTGGCGCCGATTCCCTGCATTACTTGACGATTGAAGGCTTGCAAGGCTGCGTCGCTAATGTAGACGCCAGCCAAATGTGCTATGCTTGCTTTAATAACGACTATCCTACGGAAATCGAGTGCGAAGCGGAAATTGCAACCCAGAAATTCATTTTTGAGCAAAAGCGACGTTAATGGAGGAAGAGTGCATGTCTGAGATGAAGAAGAACGCGCCGTCCCTGACCTATCGCGACGCCGGCGTAGATATTGACGCTGGTAATGAGGCGGTGCAGCGGATGAAAGCGCATGTGCGCAGCACCTATCGACCGGAAGTGCTTGGCGATATAGGCGGTTTTGGCGGCCTGTTCGCTTTGAACACGGGAAAATATCGGGAGCCTGTACTGGTTTCGGGCACAGACGGCGTTGGCACTAAGCTGCGCTTGGCATTTCTGATGGACAAGCATGATACCATCGGCCAGGATGCGGTAGCCATGTGTGTAAATGACATTTTGGTGCAAGGCGCAGAGCCTCTCTTTTTCCTCGACTATCTGGCAGTAGCCAAAGTCAGCCCCACGCAGGTTGCTGATATTGTCGGCGGCATCGCCAGGGCTTGCAAGGAGTCCGGTTGCGCCCTTATTGGCGGCGAAACTGCGGAAATGGCCGGCTTTTACGGTGAAGGCGAATACGATATCGGCGGCTTTGCTGTCGGCGTAGTGGAAAAAGAAGAGATTATTACCGGCGAAACCATTCAGGCCGGCGATGCGGTGCTAGGCTTGCCCTCAAGCGGCGTTCATTCCAATGGGTATTCGTTGGTGCGTAAAATTTGTTTGGACGTGCAAAAGCTGGACCTGAAGACGGTTGTACCGGAACTGGGACGGCCATTGGGCGAGGAGCTTTTGGAACCTACTCGCCTGTATCCCAAAGCGTGTCTGCCTTTGTTCGGCCGCTTTGACCTGCGCGGCTTGGTGCATATCACTGGCGGCGGCTTTTACGACAACATCCCTCGCGTGCTGCCTGAAGGCACGGCAGTGGAAGTAGATATTGAAGCTTGGCCGCGTCCGGCGATTTTCTCACTCCTCCAGGAATGGGGCAATGTGGCTTGGCCGGAAATGTACCGTACCTTCAATATGGGTATCGGCATGATTTTGGTAGTGCCTGAGGCACAGGCGCAGGCCGTAATGGATGACTTGGCGCAGCGCGGTGAAACCTGCTATCGCATTGGTTCCGTCGTAGCCGGCAACGGGGAAGTAACTCTTAAAGGGG
Proteins encoded:
- the purM gene encoding phosphoribosylformylglycinamidine cyclo-ligase, which produces MSEMKKNAPSLTYRDAGVDIDAGNEAVQRMKAHVRSTYRPEVLGDIGGFGGLFALNTGKYREPVLVSGTDGVGTKLRLAFLMDKHDTIGQDAVAMCVNDILVQGAEPLFFLDYLAVAKVSPTQVADIVGGIARACKESGCALIGGETAEMAGFYGEGEYDIGGFAVGVVEKEEIITGETIQAGDAVLGLPSSGVHSNGYSLVRKICLDVQKLDLKTVVPELGRPLGEELLEPTRLYPKACLPLFGRFDLRGLVHITGGGFYDNIPRVLPEGTAVEVDIEAWPRPAIFSLLQEWGNVAWPEMYRTFNMGIGMILVVPEAQAQAVMDDLAQRGETCYRIGSVVAGNGEVTLKGGEFDHDR
- the purF gene encoding amidophosphoribosyltransferase → MIDVMDNDTLHEECGVFGIYSHTEDVTHCTYWGLYALQHRGQESAGIAVTDGAWMDVHRGMGLVGEVFRHQLPRMENQYISIGHVRYSTTGSSLLANTQPLMVRYAGGTIAMAHNGNLTNAGSLRKKLEEEGCIFQTSIDSEVIVNLIARSRKDNLEEKVMESLQDVEGAYCLVVMTEDKLLGVRDPNGFRPLCVGRLNGGYVIASESCALDTVGAEFVRDVKPGEMVVVDENGLHSFQFAKQKRQALCIFEYIYFARPDSVIDGQSVQQARFEMGRQLAREHGVKADVVISVPDSGTTAALGYSYESGIPFMEGLMKNRYIGRTFIQPEQKKRDMGVRLKLNAVRAAVAGKSVVMVDDSIVRGTTSGKIVHMLKEAGAREVHMCVSSPPISCPCYYGIDTSARKELIAASKSVEEIREFIGADSLHYLTIEGLQGCVANVDASQMCYACFNNDYPTEIECEAEIATQKFIFEQKRR